In one bacterium genomic region, the following are encoded:
- the feoB gene encoding ferrous iron transport protein B produces MNKNTFLKLIGAVNANESGVEPKANAPLVLLVGNPNVGKSALFNKLTGQYVTVSNYPGTTVEVSHGHCKELGLESEIVDTPGMYSLLPITDEERVASDILFSPRVSVVAHVVDAKNLDRMLGLTLQLIETGRPVVLVLNMMDEARTLGITIDHAKLAERLGIPIIPTVSLTGEGISKLIAQLKTPPPLSMIRTECGTIIEQAIISISKLVSPASAISPRTRATLLLQSDLREQERLVKEVGEKTASTILEIVASTKAKLNHSPHYYVTLSLRTHTGQILEGCVVMPNLAPTHMRNFLNLLCTQPLTGYPLVFIVLYFGLYQFVGQFGAGTCVNFLENSVFRSHLIPWVIRIVDATHPWAPVRDLLVGEYGILTLGFRYAIAIIFPIVGSFFLFFATLEDSGYLPRLALLVDRGFKRIGLNGRAVIPMVLGFGCDTMATLVTRTLESTRERLICTILLALAIPCSAQLGVIIGLLSGQGAALAIWAFVVTVVMLLTGWLAAKLLPGDQPMFYMELPPLRLPTIGNVLIKTYSRMVWYFREILPMFITASVLIWIGQITGLFQLLIKNITPLIRALGLPDESAVAFLFGFFRRDYGAAGLYDLQKTGVMTAHQLTVAAITLTLFLPCIAQFLVMQKERGTKVTLWISFGVLITAFSVGYLTHIVLTWMHF; encoded by the coding sequence GGTGGGGAACCCGAATGTTGGAAAAAGCGCCTTATTCAACAAACTTACGGGTCAATATGTGACCGTGTCCAATTATCCCGGCACCACCGTTGAAGTGTCCCATGGACATTGCAAGGAATTAGGCCTTGAAAGTGAAATTGTGGATACCCCCGGCATGTACAGCCTGTTACCCATTACCGACGAGGAACGGGTCGCCAGTGACATCCTCTTTTCCCCGCGGGTTTCAGTCGTGGCCCATGTTGTTGATGCAAAGAACCTTGATCGTATGCTCGGGCTCACCCTCCAACTAATCGAGACCGGGCGGCCGGTGGTCCTCGTGCTGAACATGATGGATGAAGCACGCACCCTTGGAATTACCATTGACCATGCCAAACTCGCAGAGCGGCTCGGCATACCCATCATCCCCACCGTATCACTCACCGGAGAAGGCATCAGCAAACTCATTGCCCAACTCAAGACCCCGCCCCCCCTCTCCATGATTAGAACCGAATGTGGCACCATCATTGAGCAGGCCATTATTTCGATCTCCAAACTCGTGTCTCCGGCCAGTGCAATCTCGCCCCGGACACGTGCCACACTGCTTCTACAGAGCGATCTAAGGGAGCAGGAACGACTAGTCAAAGAAGTCGGCGAGAAAACGGCCTCAACTATTCTCGAAATCGTGGCATCAACCAAAGCTAAACTGAATCACTCTCCGCATTATTACGTCACGCTTTCCCTGCGGACACACACGGGCCAAATTCTAGAAGGCTGTGTCGTCATGCCCAACCTGGCCCCCACCCACATGCGAAACTTTCTCAACCTTCTCTGTACCCAGCCTCTCACTGGCTACCCATTGGTCTTTATCGTCCTCTATTTCGGACTTTACCAGTTTGTCGGCCAGTTCGGAGCCGGCACCTGTGTGAATTTTCTAGAGAACAGTGTCTTTCGGTCCCACCTCATTCCATGGGTTATCCGTATTGTAGACGCGACCCATCCCTGGGCCCCTGTCCGCGATTTGCTGGTGGGTGAATATGGCATCCTGACATTAGGTTTTCGCTATGCCATTGCTATTATTTTTCCGATTGTCGGCTCCTTTTTCCTTTTCTTCGCCACGCTCGAGGATAGCGGCTATCTTCCGCGTCTAGCCCTGCTGGTGGACCGGGGGTTCAAGCGCATAGGCCTTAATGGCAGGGCGGTAATCCCCATGGTGCTCGGGTTTGGATGCGACACCATGGCTACTCTGGTCACCCGGACTCTTGAATCCACCCGCGAGCGACTGATCTGCACAATCCTGCTGGCACTGGCCATTCCCTGCTCTGCCCAGCTAGGCGTCATTATCGGATTACTATCCGGCCAGGGAGCCGCACTGGCCATCTGGGCCTTTGTCGTCACCGTCGTGATGCTCCTGACTGGCTGGCTGGCAGCCAAGTTGCTTCCCGGCGATCAGCCAATGTTTTACATGGAGCTCCCACCCCTGCGCCTCCCCACCATCGGGAACGTCCTGATCAAAACCTATTCCCGCATGGTCTGGTACTTCCGCGAAATTCTCCCGATGTTCATCACTGCCAGTGTATTGATCTGGATCGGCCAGATTACCGGCCTGTTCCAGCTCTTGATTAAAAACATAACCCCCCTCATCCGGGCACTGGGGCTTCCTGATGAGTCTGCTGTCGCCTTCCTATTCGGGTTCTTCCGGCGTGACTACGGGGCAGCCGGTCTCTATGACCTTCAAAAAACGGGCGTAATGACAGCCCATCAACTTACCGTGGCGGCCATTACCCTGACCCTGTTTCTCCCCTGTATCGCGCAATTCCTCGTCATGCAAAAGGAACGAGGCACCAAGGTGACCTTATGGATTTCGTTCGGGGTGCTGATCACCGCGTTTTCGGTCGGCTATCTGACCCACATCGTATTAACCTGGATGCATTTTTAA
- a CDS encoding metal-dependent transcriptional regulator: MNDPRIEEVLEDLYLQQEQHTRPPRPATDETLQAALKAGLITLTAGKPALTENGLQEGRDVVRRHRLAECLLKDVFQVTGEEAEEDACQFEHILRPGLEDKICTLLGHPLTCPDGHPIPRGNCCRKAEQDHVQEVGPLCDGRAGQRGVVAYLSTRDNREIQKLMAMGILPGSDICLIRLFPSYIFEIGQSQFTVDRSLAEKIFVHWQ; this comes from the coding sequence ATGAATGACCCCCGGATTGAAGAAGTACTTGAGGATCTTTATCTTCAGCAAGAACAGCACACACGCCCACCCCGTCCAGCCACTGACGAAACACTGCAAGCCGCCTTAAAGGCAGGCCTGATCACCCTGACCGCTGGCAAACCCGCCCTTACAGAAAACGGATTACAAGAAGGCCGGGATGTAGTTCGTCGCCATCGACTGGCCGAATGCCTACTCAAAGACGTGTTTCAAGTCACCGGAGAAGAGGCCGAGGAAGATGCCTGCCAGTTCGAACATATTTTAAGACCCGGACTGGAGGACAAAATCTGTACTCTCCTTGGCCATCCTCTCACCTGCCCTGATGGTCACCCGATTCCACGCGGGAACTGCTGCCGGAAAGCGGAGCAGGATCACGTCCAAGAGGTCGGACCGCTTTGCGATGGCCGCGCCGGACAGCGGGGAGTTGTGGCCTACCTGAGCACCCGTGACAACCGCGAAATCCAAAAACTGATGGCCATGGGCATCCTGCCTGGATCAGACATTTGCCTGATCCGCCTCTTCCCGTCCTATATCTTCGAAATCGGACAAAGCCAATTTACGGTTGATCGCTCACTCGCGGAGAAAATTTTCGTGCACTGGCAATAA
- a CDS encoding carbohydrate-binding family 9-like protein, with protein sequence MAYTIHKTVHPPSMSGNWNDPVWNQSETLKIAAFHTRSSAHKPRVQARLLYDTKNIYVHFKVADQYVRSVTTQPQGSVCQDSCVEFFFKPKPDLGYLNVEANCGGTFLCSYIEDHRRVPGGFAKYTPIDLNWLSQIHCHHTLPEVVEPEITVPREWQLEYTLPIELIEAYTGPLGDIAGQTWQANFYKCGDKTSHPHWGAWAPIGEELNFHQPEKFAPIHFQA encoded by the coding sequence ATGGCATATACTATACACAAAACCGTTCACCCCCCGTCAATGTCCGGTAATTGGAATGATCCCGTTTGGAATCAGTCAGAAACGTTAAAAATAGCAGCCTTCCACACGAGAAGTTCAGCGCACAAACCTAGGGTCCAGGCCCGGCTCCTTTACGACACCAAGAACATTTACGTCCACTTCAAGGTTGCGGATCAATACGTTCGGAGTGTGACAACCCAACCGCAGGGATCGGTTTGTCAGGACAGCTGCGTTGAGTTCTTTTTTAAGCCAAAACCAGATCTGGGCTATTTGAACGTTGAAGCCAACTGTGGTGGCACATTTTTATGTTCCTACATTGAAGATCATCGCCGCGTGCCAGGTGGTTTTGCAAAATACACTCCAATCGACCTGAACTGGCTATCTCAGATCCACTGCCATCACACTCTGCCGGAAGTCGTGGAGCCCGAGATAACAGTGCCGCGCGAATGGCAACTGGAATATACCCTTCCCATCGAACTGATTGAAGCCTATACTGGGCCACTGGGAGACATTGCAGGGCAAACCTGGCAGGCGAATTTCTACAAATGTGGTGACAAAACCTCCCATCCCCATTGGGGGGCATGGGCTCCAATCGGCGAAGAGTTGAACTTTCATCAACCCGAAAAGTTTGCGCCCATTCACTTTCAAGCGTAA
- a CDS encoding serine/threonine protein kinase has product MSLEIPDFSHLTPDVVINAVEEANQIRCSNLCRPLNSYINRVYEVGLDAGGCLIVKFYRPGRWSFEALQDELDFLKELTDSELPVVPPIPGADGQLLHKIGDTWFAIFPKRGGRPLDEPTTEDWIQLGRLIGRMHVVGSSRFPKDRIQLHPQHSTLAHLDFILRSGTLSPQYRRAYEECVIVLVKDISPLFEGVETLRLHADCHRGNILFRPGEGYHLLDFDDMAVGPAVQDLWMILPDRLPRARGELDLLLEGYETFREFPYDTLKLIEPLRAMHFIHFTAWCARQKADGGFARLSPDWGSQAFWRQEIAELEKQRQEIEAGID; this is encoded by the coding sequence ATGTCACTTGAAATTCCTGATTTTAGCCATTTGACTCCTGACGTTGTGATTAATGCTGTGGAGGAGGCAAATCAGATTCGATGCAGTAACCTGTGCCGTCCGCTTAACAGTTATATCAATCGCGTGTATGAGGTGGGGTTGGATGCCGGGGGGTGTCTGATTGTAAAATTCTATCGGCCAGGGCGCTGGAGTTTCGAGGCATTGCAGGATGAATTGGATTTTTTAAAGGAACTCACTGACTCCGAGTTACCAGTAGTCCCGCCGATTCCCGGGGCGGATGGACAATTGCTCCATAAAATCGGGGATACCTGGTTTGCGATCTTCCCGAAACGGGGTGGGCGCCCTTTGGATGAACCCACCACGGAGGACTGGATTCAGCTGGGTCGTCTGATTGGGAGAATGCACGTAGTCGGGAGTAGTCGATTCCCCAAAGATCGAATCCAACTTCACCCGCAACATTCCACCCTGGCACATCTCGACTTTATTTTGCGCTCGGGCACGCTATCACCCCAGTATCGGCGTGCCTATGAAGAGTGTGTGATCGTTCTGGTAAAGGATATCAGTCCGCTATTTGAGGGGGTGGAAACCTTGCGGCTCCATGCGGATTGCCACCGTGGTAATATCTTGTTTCGCCCCGGGGAGGGCTATCACCTGCTGGATTTTGACGATATGGCCGTTGGCCCTGCGGTTCAGGATCTCTGGATGATTTTACCTGACCGCCTTCCACGGGCACGTGGGGAGTTGGATCTTCTTCTTGAAGGGTATGAGACCTTTCGCGAGTTTCCGTATGATACCTTAAAACTGATTGAACCCTTGAGAGCCATGCATTTTATCCATTTTACTGCCTGGTGTGCCAGGCAGAAGGCGGATGGGGGATTCGCACGTTTATCGCCTGACTGGGGCAGTCAGGCATTCTGGCGTCAGGAAATTGCCGAGTTGGAAAAACAACGTCAGGAAATTGAAGCGGGAATAGACTGA
- the argH gene encoding argininosuccinate lyase, translated as MVSRNTTRKTTVGAIDSSVLDFTAGSDLQLDLALVQADCIGSAAHATMLSRMPVRPKIITDSERRSVIRELKAIMQRAASGQFFISMDDQDVHLAVERILTAKLGDLGKKIHTGRSRNDQVALDLRLFAREQLIEIVGEVLTLAGTLVKFAQRHVEVPMVGRTHMQPAMPSSVGLWASAHAESLLDDVSLLMGVYELNDQCPLGSAASYGVPLPIDRALTSQLLGFSRPVHNVLYANNARGKIESLILQAMVQVMLSLSRMAQDLMLYTMPEFGYFTLPVEYGTGSSIMPQKNNPDVVELVRARVARVMSCEMAVLDIARGLPSGYNRDLQETKGPFMEGLSMTRGCLAILPPMIERMEVNREALLHGFSSGVFATDRALELVGQGMPFRDAYHYIKANLGELETMDAVESVRKKTHLGAPMGLDFGWYESRIKAGHEWKQAEWADHCRMASKLMGIKYPIV; from the coding sequence ATGGTATCTCGTAATACAACACGCAAAACGACCGTTGGCGCAATCGATTCTTCTGTTTTGGATTTTACGGCGGGAAGCGACCTTCAGTTGGATTTAGCCTTAGTGCAGGCCGACTGCATTGGGTCTGCCGCCCATGCCACGATGCTTTCCCGTATGCCGGTGCGGCCCAAAATCATTACGGATTCCGAGCGACGTTCGGTGATACGCGAACTCAAGGCCATCATGCAGCGTGCTGCATCCGGACAGTTTTTCATTTCTATGGATGATCAGGACGTGCATCTCGCCGTAGAAAGAATTCTGACTGCGAAATTAGGCGATCTGGGCAAGAAAATCCATACAGGGCGTAGTCGGAATGATCAGGTGGCTTTGGATTTGCGCCTATTCGCCCGTGAGCAACTGATTGAGATTGTGGGGGAAGTTTTAACATTAGCCGGGACACTGGTGAAATTTGCCCAGCGGCATGTGGAGGTGCCGATGGTGGGGCGAACCCATATGCAGCCCGCCATGCCGAGTTCCGTAGGTTTGTGGGCTTCAGCCCATGCTGAAAGTTTGCTGGATGATGTGTCTCTTTTGATGGGGGTTTATGAGCTGAACGACCAATGCCCGCTTGGCTCAGCAGCAAGCTATGGTGTCCCTCTCCCGATTGACCGTGCGCTGACATCCCAATTACTGGGTTTTAGTCGCCCTGTACACAACGTGCTCTATGCGAATAATGCCCGTGGCAAGATTGAATCGCTGATCCTCCAGGCGATGGTGCAAGTCATGCTTTCGCTCTCAAGGATGGCCCAAGATCTGATGCTGTACACAATGCCGGAGTTTGGCTATTTTACACTGCCAGTTGAATATGGCACGGGGAGTAGCATTATGCCTCAAAAGAATAACCCTGATGTCGTCGAATTGGTTCGTGCCCGTGTGGCGAGAGTAATGTCCTGCGAAATGGCGGTTTTGGACATCGCCCGAGGCTTGCCGAGTGGGTATAATCGTGATTTACAGGAAACCAAGGGCCCATTTATGGAAGGGCTTTCCATGACGCGCGGGTGTTTGGCCATTTTGCCGCCAATGATTGAGCGTATGGAGGTAAATCGAGAAGCCTTATTACATGGCTTTTCGTCAGGTGTATTCGCCACCGATCGCGCCTTGGAATTAGTTGGACAGGGTATGCCTTTCCGTGACGCCTACCATTATATCAAAGCCAATCTGGGCGAGCTTGAGACCATGGATGCTGTAGAGTCGGTGCGGAAGAAGACTCATCTCGGAGCTCCGATGGGCTTGGATTTCGGGTGGTATGAATCCCGGATCAAAGCTGGTCATGAGTGGAAACAGGCAGAGTGGGCTGACCATTGCCGGATGGCCTCGAAACTGATGGGGATTAAATATCCCATCGTCTGA
- a CDS encoding FmdB family zinc ribbon protein, whose product MPTYEYECKKCGVFELFQSIKDEKLKRCPTCKGTVKRLMGSGAGIIFKGTGFYQTDYRSSNYTSGAKADSGVKTESSTKAAPVAKPDSGSKPSSTSDKK is encoded by the coding sequence ATGCCGACATATGAGTATGAGTGTAAGAAGTGTGGTGTTTTTGAGCTTTTTCAGAGCATCAAAGACGAAAAGCTGAAGCGTTGTCCCACTTGTAAGGGGACTGTTAAGCGCTTGATGGGATCCGGAGCCGGGATTATTTTTAAGGGAACGGGTTTCTATCAAACTGATTACCGGAGTTCTAACTACACTAGTGGTGCGAAGGCTGACTCTGGTGTGAAGACTGAATCCAGCACTAAGGCGGCTCCCGTGGCAAAGCCTGACTCCGGGTCAAAACCCAGCTCTACAAGCGACAAGAAATAA